In Trichocoleus desertorum NBK24, the following are encoded in one genomic region:
- the ligA gene encoding NAD-dependent DNA ligase LigA codes for MEQPTAQPTPAIAARVIELRKLVQKASYEYYVLDAPTMPDAVYDQLYRELKDLEIQYPELITPDSPTQRVGERPASQFTSVRHNVPLYSLENAFGNADLNTWQERWRRVAPDIGAAEYVCELKIDGNAIALTYENGLLVRGATRGDGISGEEITQNIKTIRSIPLRLNLDNPPPLVEVRGEAFLPLDVFEQINQERAQAGEALFANPRNAAAGTLRQLDSRIVAKRRLDFFAYTLHIPDASAQGEIAHPFQIQSQWEALEWLQQVGFRVNPNRDRCPNLEAVKAYCDRWSTERVELPYMTDGVVIKINSFDLQTQLGFTQKFPRWAIALKYPAEEAPTLLENISVNVGRTGAITPVAELKPVQLAGTTVSRATLHNRDRIAELDIHIGDTVIVRKAGEIIPEVVRVLKELRPADARSFTMPTHCPECNQPVVKPETEAVTRCINASCPAILRGALIHWASRDALDINGLGEKLVQQFVEHGLVHSVADLYDLTTERLMTLERMGQKSAQKLVNAIAHSKDQPWSRVLYGLGIRHVGSVNAQTLTAQFPSVEQLAGADVSAIASVYGIGSEIAQAVHQWFRIPANQTLIERLQAAGLQFTGEVTAQPTSENPALAGKTFVITGTLPTLKRDEAKAMIQQAGGKVTDSVSAKTHYLVAGENAGSKLEKAQALGIPQLTEEQLLEMIARAG; via the coding sequence GTGGAACAGCCAACGGCACAGCCAACCCCTGCGATCGCAGCGCGAGTGATAGAACTGCGGAAACTAGTGCAAAAGGCTAGCTACGAGTACTACGTGCTCGATGCTCCGACCATGCCCGACGCGGTTTACGACCAGCTCTACCGCGAACTCAAAGATTTAGAGATTCAGTATCCAGAGCTGATTACCCCCGACAGCCCCACTCAGCGGGTGGGAGAACGGCCCGCTTCCCAATTCACCTCCGTCCGCCACAACGTGCCGCTCTACAGCTTAGAAAATGCCTTTGGCAACGCCGATTTGAATACTTGGCAGGAGCGTTGGCGCAGAGTTGCCCCAGACATAGGCGCAGCAGAATATGTGTGTGAACTCAAAATCGACGGTAACGCGATCGCCCTGACTTACGAAAACGGTCTACTGGTGCGCGGTGCCACCCGTGGCGATGGTATTTCTGGCGAAGAAATTACCCAGAATATCAAAACTATTCGTTCCATTCCTCTACGGCTCAACCTCGACAACCCACCTCCTTTAGTAGAAGTGCGAGGCGAAGCCTTTTTACCGCTGGACGTGTTTGAGCAAATTAACCAAGAACGTGCCCAGGCAGGCGAAGCGCTATTTGCCAACCCCCGCAACGCCGCCGCCGGAACTCTACGCCAACTCGACTCCCGCATCGTCGCCAAACGCCGCCTAGACTTTTTCGCCTACACCTTGCACATCCCCGATGCCTCGGCCCAAGGAGAAATCGCTCACCCATTCCAGATTCAAAGCCAGTGGGAAGCTTTGGAATGGTTGCAACAAGTGGGATTCCGCGTCAACCCCAACCGCGATCGCTGCCCCAACCTAGAAGCCGTCAAAGCCTACTGCGATCGCTGGTCTACCGAACGGGTCGAACTGCCCTACATGACCGACGGCGTGGTGATCAAAATCAACTCCTTCGACTTGCAAACCCAGCTTGGTTTTACCCAAAAGTTTCCCCGTTGGGCGATCGCACTCAAATACCCTGCCGAAGAAGCCCCTACTCTGCTAGAAAACATTAGTGTCAATGTCGGTCGCACCGGAGCCATTACCCCGGTTGCCGAACTCAAGCCTGTACAACTGGCAGGTACCACCGTTTCTCGCGCCACTCTGCACAACCGCGATCGCATTGCCGAACTCGACATCCACATTGGCGACACGGTGATTGTCCGCAAAGCAGGCGAAATTATCCCCGAAGTGGTGCGAGTGCTGAAGGAACTGCGCCCTGCTGATGCCCGCTCCTTCACCATGCCCACGCATTGCCCAGAGTGCAACCAACCCGTCGTCAAACCCGAAACCGAAGCCGTCACCCGCTGCATCAACGCCTCCTGTCCCGCAATTCTCCGGGGAGCCTTGATTCACTGGGCCAGTCGCGATGCTCTAGACATCAACGGTTTAGGCGAGAAACTCGTGCAGCAGTTTGTCGAACACGGCTTGGTGCATTCCGTCGCTGACCTCTACGACCTCACCACAGAACGCCTCATGACCTTGGAGCGCATGGGCCAAAAATCCGCGCAGAAACTCGTCAACGCGATCGCTCACTCGAAAGATCAACCTTGGTCCCGCGTCCTCTACGGCTTAGGCATCCGTCATGTCGGCAGCGTCAATGCTCAAACCCTCACCGCTCAGTTTCCCAGCGTGGAACAGTTAGCTGGTGCTGATGTCAGCGCGATCGCCAGCGTCTATGGCATTGGCTCCGAGATCGCCCAAGCCGTGCATCAATGGTTCCGCATCCCCGCCAACCAAACCTTAATCGAACGATTGCAAGCAGCAGGGTTGCAGTTTACGGGGGAAGTCACTGCTCAGCCTACTAGCGAGAATCCCGCTTTAGCAGGCAAAACATTCGTGATTACAGGCACCCTACCCACGCTCAAGCGCGATGAAGCCAAAGCCATGATTCAGCAAGCAGGCGGTAAAGTTACCGATTCTGTGAGTGCTAAAACCCACTATTTAGTAGCAGGAGAAAACGCAGGCTCCAAGTTAGAAAAAGCCCAAGCTTTAGGCATTCCTCAACTCACCGAAGAACAATTGTTAGAGATGATTGCGAGGGCTGGTTAA
- a CDS encoding glycerophosphodiester phosphodiesterase family protein has protein sequence MFHLFKLGLLASAVLAVLPINDVKAATLTGQPPIVIGHRGASGLRPEHTLAAYELAIAQGADYIEPDLVATKDGVLVARHENEISGTTDVAERPEFAARRTTKVIDGTIFTGWFTEDFTLAELKTLRAKERIPNIRPGNTAFNGQFEVPTLQEVIDLAQRKSAELGRTIGIYPETKHPSYFDSIGLSLEEPLVETLNQNGYIGLNAPVFIQSFEVGNLQQLNQLTEVPLVQLFGGAADQPYDFVLSGDTRTYGDLTQSSALSAIASYANGIGPSKRLIVPASTVDQNQDGKPDDLDGDGVITDADRFLRAPTTLVADAHAAGLLVHPYTFRNESIFLAQDYNGNPEREYEQFFALGVDGVFSDFPGTAVPVRNRVAGDPNDTTEVPEPGMALALGAIPVAAFLRRRRNQSELS, from the coding sequence ATGTTTCATCTGTTCAAGTTAGGATTGCTAGCAAGCGCAGTGTTAGCTGTATTGCCGATCAATGACGTGAAAGCTGCTACTTTAACAGGTCAACCTCCGATTGTGATTGGACATCGAGGCGCGAGTGGTCTGCGGCCAGAGCATACCTTAGCGGCTTATGAGTTGGCGATCGCGCAAGGAGCCGACTATATTGAGCCTGACTTGGTTGCGACCAAAGATGGGGTGTTGGTTGCCCGTCACGAAAACGAGATTTCTGGCACCACGGATGTAGCGGAGCGTCCCGAATTTGCCGCCCGGAGAACCACCAAAGTTATCGACGGTACAATTTTTACCGGATGGTTCACCGAAGACTTTACCTTAGCCGAACTGAAGACACTACGAGCCAAAGAGCGGATTCCCAATATTCGTCCCGGAAATACAGCTTTTAATGGTCAGTTTGAAGTTCCTACCCTGCAAGAAGTGATCGATTTAGCCCAGCGTAAGAGTGCTGAGTTAGGTCGCACGATTGGCATTTATCCCGAAACCAAGCACCCTAGCTACTTCGACTCTATCGGTTTATCGCTCGAAGAACCCTTGGTCGAAACTCTCAACCAGAATGGTTATATCGGCCTCAATGCCCCAGTGTTCATCCAGTCGTTTGAAGTAGGCAACCTCCAGCAACTCAATCAACTGACAGAGGTGCCTTTGGTGCAGCTATTTGGGGGTGCGGCTGACCAACCCTACGACTTTGTGTTGAGCGGAGATACTCGCACCTATGGCGATTTGACCCAATCCAGTGCTTTGTCAGCGATCGCCTCCTACGCGAATGGTATTGGCCCTTCTAAGCGCTTGATTGTGCCTGCCAGCACCGTTGACCAAAACCAAGACGGCAAACCAGATGACCTCGATGGAGATGGAGTTATCACCGATGCCGATCGATTCTTGCGAGCGCCTACTACCTTAGTGGCTGATGCTCATGCGGCTGGTCTGTTGGTGCACCCTTACACCTTCCGCAACGAAAGCATCTTTTTGGCGCAAGATTACAACGGCAATCCCGAACGTGAGTACGAGCAGTTCTTCGCGTTAGGGGTAGATGGCGTTTTCAGTGACTTCCCTGGAACTGCGGTACCAGTGCGGAATCGCGTTGCTGGTGATCCAAATGACACTACAGAAGTCCCCGAACCCGGTATGGCTTTAGCCCTAGGAGCCATTCCCGTTGCAGCTTTCCTCCGCCGTCGTCGAAATCAATCTGAACTGTCTTAG